One genomic window of Blastopirellula retiformator includes the following:
- a CDS encoding carboxypeptidase-like regulatory domain-containing protein: MNPSAETPLWRQFDLRSRSEATNPGTRFSQRTLIALAIALGLLGAMAGALAWFRAQPHTHFVGCIVTRFGQLDVQDRTAHDADLRAMIAAGYIHDTGKASRGVMHRGELIERFLNLRKSAKNETVVVYLSSYATLQEDGDVSLIPSDWDLSDGGASLAQLMSALRDCPAERKLLLLDITPFSLSKNEATGVPTAAHKIIEQLNDPNLAVLFSCSPGQLPQLDESLGRSLFGYYVETGLHGEADGWGSYADGRVIAEELGEYVRARTIETSLATTGILQSPYLVGSTNRAWELSSVGAEPVAPLVETERKYPEWLTKAWNSRDTLLQAGKDRFAPGAFDQLDRVLLQSERQWRLGDDSDSLQRNFELANHYLTRQLDNFTAVRKEFPNVSLSDYRREGLTVTPEVAAAITSYFMSLDDLAALPTDQKIAAVKKMQTELQAKLKSASRMEIALAIDDQLQQQEKFDPGTFQAASDLLQLWEPHPQQIEEAYWLWLARMPAGNANALRFYNCVTQQQEVSSRLEPLPWVISSLNKADKPLHAAKVGLTYPGYLPPSWNAEQLSAAQPQFDRMDQLSSRLATAYDITRRGYRLRWLMAERAAVDPDSSVTIQSALQHIDFLMSRFSLQTGPVSESEIQGEMALVDQGITISVQLGKTLDEFSELPTDSQITQWISDLTSSQPTVSAYREAAMLLRAPWVPVAKRAELCAALHKASFTLTTNVLNAPSPTYREIDLEAHARIDSRLACYLHGFYFTQTPGEISAAQESKAATAEKSGIGPRWQQLFQLQADYRLSQMKRMHTALDDGIFDSVQRRLALVATSPNYQISSSIGQVTSNHGRTTIEVDYRVMSAAEHDKSPQIDVVSPSNFLKASVAAAIPDRSATIMVQTTPEATPSQLASAEGVMMTFATSLGTIFRPIPLPPLFDHELELLVAQSADGPQTPLSEIDLRPIAGRQTQHWFLRNVTDKPLSVQLQITAGEVYQQKLDIPARGVAPIVIAGKPIAAPAALPTLPGSIVIDATAATGGDSLLHQELPVRVLPPRSYVQITDMLCEYRPGGARITAMLAATDFPSGPPSTATIEITPQEFPALVNIVGGVLSTTLTGDDQQVQLSADLLLSPTASQSGQWRIAVDGYSEAFRFDGIVPTSSGLSSPHANDNPDIRLQTPAMLRTGQPLEALLIAESAPEGASLVAQLGIPNAAGFLAERTVTCPTSRQSTVGFSPIDPKGAIQWTAQLTNWDVQLDTTGIVGRRRVRLQMLDADGDVIDEAWQSIVIDDTPPRSVRFTTNPALVQAKKPATFVATAFDGETGVSQMQLFVGEPFDNAIPKDAKPVPMVLGKDGNFSAQLTLNDLGRNNVTVIATNGVGIQAFKTTSVVVVDQLPPPMATIRGTVLEAGRPQPGLTVTLSGADGKAIKTSETSPEGDYVFGQLKPGAYKLSVEKAAAARNAKADAVGKPDQTTTVDLNLTLQ, encoded by the coding sequence GTGAATCCATCGGCTGAAACTCCGCTGTGGCGACAATTTGATCTGCGTTCTCGTAGCGAAGCGACGAATCCGGGTACTCGGTTCTCGCAGCGAACCTTGATTGCGCTGGCGATCGCGCTAGGCTTGCTTGGCGCGATGGCAGGGGCGCTCGCATGGTTCCGCGCTCAGCCGCACACCCATTTTGTCGGCTGCATCGTGACGCGGTTCGGCCAGTTGGACGTTCAGGATCGGACCGCTCACGACGCCGATCTGCGAGCAATGATCGCGGCTGGCTACATTCACGACACCGGCAAGGCGTCGCGAGGCGTGATGCATCGCGGAGAACTGATCGAGCGTTTCCTCAACCTCCGCAAATCGGCCAAGAACGAAACGGTCGTCGTCTATCTCTCAAGCTACGCCACGCTGCAAGAGGATGGGGACGTTAGCCTAATTCCGAGCGACTGGGATTTGTCGGACGGCGGCGCCTCGCTGGCGCAGTTGATGTCGGCGCTGCGCGATTGCCCCGCCGAGCGGAAATTGCTGCTGCTCGACATTACTCCTTTTTCGCTCAGTAAGAACGAAGCGACCGGCGTGCCAACGGCGGCCCATAAGATCATCGAGCAGTTGAACGACCCGAATCTGGCGGTCCTGTTTAGTTGTTCGCCGGGGCAATTGCCGCAGCTAGACGAATCGCTGGGGCGTTCGTTGTTCGGCTACTACGTCGAGACCGGGCTGCATGGCGAAGCCGACGGCTGGGGCAGCTATGCCGATGGCCGCGTCATCGCCGAAGAACTAGGCGAATACGTCCGGGCTCGCACTATCGAAACCAGCCTGGCGACGACCGGCATCCTGCAGTCTCCTTACCTGGTCGGCTCGACGAATCGCGCGTGGGAGCTTTCGAGCGTTGGCGCCGAGCCGGTCGCTCCGCTGGTCGAAACCGAGCGTAAATATCCAGAATGGCTGACCAAGGCCTGGAACTCGCGCGATACGTTGCTGCAAGCGGGCAAGGATCGGTTCGCCCCTGGGGCGTTTGATCAGCTCGACCGCGTGCTGCTGCAATCCGAGCGACAGTGGCGACTGGGCGACGACTCCGACAGCTTGCAGCGCAACTTTGAACTGGCCAACCACTATCTCACGCGGCAGCTCGATAATTTCACCGCCGTACGGAAAGAGTTTCCCAACGTTTCGCTCTCCGACTATCGCCGCGAAGGCTTGACCGTTACGCCCGAGGTCGCCGCCGCGATCACCTCGTATTTCATGTCGCTGGACGATCTGGCGGCCCTGCCGACCGATCAGAAGATCGCCGCGGTCAAGAAGATGCAGACCGAGCTGCAAGCGAAGTTGAAATCGGCCAGCCGCATGGAAATCGCCTTGGCGATCGACGATCAGCTGCAACAGCAAGAGAAGTTCGATCCAGGCACGTTCCAAGCCGCCTCGGATCTGTTGCAACTGTGGGAGCCGCATCCCCAGCAGATTGAAGAAGCGTACTGGCTTTGGCTGGCCCGTATGCCGGCCGGCAACGCCAACGCCCTGCGTTTCTATAACTGCGTCACGCAGCAACAGGAAGTGTCGTCTCGGTTAGAGCCGCTACCGTGGGTTATCAGTTCGCTGAACAAGGCCGACAAACCGCTACACGCGGCGAAGGTCGGCTTGACCTATCCTGGCTACCTGCCGCCAAGTTGGAATGCTGAACAATTAAGCGCCGCGCAGCCGCAATTCGACCGCATGGATCAATTGTCTTCACGATTGGCGACCGCCTATGACATCACCCGCCGCGGCTATCGTCTCCGCTGGTTGATGGCCGAAAGGGCGGCGGTCGATCCTGACTCGTCGGTCACGATTCAGTCGGCGCTGCAGCATATCGATTTCTTGATGTCGCGGTTCTCGCTGCAAACCGGGCCGGTCTCAGAGTCAGAAATTCAAGGCGAAATGGCGCTGGTCGACCAAGGAATCACGATCTCGGTACAGTTGGGGAAGACGCTCGACGAGTTCTCCGAGTTGCCGACCGACTCCCAGATTACGCAGTGGATTTCCGATCTCACCAGTTCGCAGCCGACGGTCTCCGCCTATCGTGAGGCCGCCATGTTATTGCGCGCTCCGTGGGTTCCGGTCGCCAAGCGAGCCGAATTGTGCGCCGCACTGCACAAGGCTTCGTTCACGTTGACCACCAACGTGCTCAACGCGCCGTCGCCGACCTACCGCGAAATTGATCTCGAAGCTCATGCGCGAATCGATTCGCGATTGGCCTGCTATCTGCATGGTTTTTACTTCACCCAAACGCCTGGCGAGATATCGGCGGCGCAAGAATCGAAGGCGGCGACCGCCGAGAAGTCGGGAATCGGTCCTCGCTGGCAACAGCTCTTTCAACTTCAGGCCGACTACCGGCTGTCGCAGATGAAACGGATGCATACGGCGCTTGATGACGGCATCTTCGATAGCGTTCAGCGCCGCTTGGCGCTGGTCGCTACCAGCCCCAACTACCAAATCTCCAGCAGCATCGGCCAGGTAACTTCCAACCACGGTCGCACGACGATTGAAGTCGACTATCGCGTGATGTCGGCTGCCGAGCATGACAAATCGCCGCAGATCGACGTCGTCTCGCCCAGCAACTTTTTGAAAGCGAGCGTCGCCGCCGCAATCCCCGATCGGTCGGCGACGATCATGGTGCAAACGACGCCAGAGGCGACTCCATCGCAGCTGGCCAGCGCCGAAGGCGTGATGATGACGTTCGCGACTTCGCTCGGCACGATCTTCCGCCCGATTCCGCTGCCGCCGTTGTTCGATCATGAGTTGGAGTTGCTGGTCGCCCAATCGGCCGATGGTCCGCAAACGCCCCTCTCAGAGATCGACCTGCGTCCGATCGCCGGTCGCCAGACGCAACATTGGTTCCTCCGCAACGTCACCGATAAGCCGCTGAGCGTTCAACTGCAAATCACCGCCGGCGAGGTCTATCAGCAGAAGCTCGACATCCCGGCCCGCGGCGTCGCGCCGATCGTCATTGCCGGCAAACCGATCGCCGCTCCGGCGGCGCTGCCGACCCTTCCCGGCTCGATTGTGATCGACGCCACCGCAGCGACCGGCGGCGATTCGCTACTGCACCAAGAGCTGCCGGTCCGCGTCTTGCCGCCGCGCAGCTATGTACAAATCACCGACATGCTATGCGAATACCGTCCTGGCGGCGCTCGCATTACCGCGATGCTCGCCGCGACCGACTTCCCGAGCGGTCCCCCTTCGACCGCGACGATTGAAATTACGCCGCAAGAGTTTCCCGCGCTGGTCAACATCGTCGGCGGAGTCCTCAGCACGACGCTCACCGGCGACGACCAACAGGTGCAACTCTCGGCCGATCTCCTCCTGTCGCCGACTGCCAGCCAAAGCGGCCAGTGGCGGATTGCGGTCGACGGCTACTCCGAGGCGTTCCGTTTCGACGGCATCGTGCCGACCAGCTCCGGCCTTTCTAGTCCGCATGCCAACGACAACCCAGACATCCGCCTGCAAACGCCGGCGATGCTGCGAACGGGGCAGCCGTTAGAAGCGCTGCTGATCGCCGAGAGCGCGCCGGAAGGCGCCTCGTTGGTCGCGCAGCTTGGCATCCCCAATGCCGCTGGATTCTTGGCCGAGCGAACCGTCACCTGTCCCACATCGCGGCAGTCGACCGTCGGGTTCTCGCCGATCGATCCGAAAGGCGCTATCCAGTGGACCGCTCAACTGACCAACTGGGACGTTCAGCTCGACACGACTGGCATCGTCGGCCGTCGCCGCGTCCGGCTGCAGATGCTGGATGCCGATGGCGACGTGATCGACGAGGCGTGGCAATCGATCGTAATCGACGACACGCCGCCGCGCAGCGTTCGCTTCACCACCAATCCGGCGCTGGTGCAGGCCAAAAAGCCGGCCACTTTTGTCGCGACTGCGTTTGACGGCGAAACCGGCGTTTCGCAAATGCAATTGTTCGTTGGCGAGCCGTTTGACAACGCCATCCCGAAGGACGCCAAGCCGGTCCCGATGGTCTTGGGTAAGGATGGCAACTTCTCGGCACAACTGACGCTCAACGATCTTGGCCGCAACAACGTCACCGTCATCGCCACCAACGGCGTCGGCATTCAGGCGTTCAAAACGACGTCAGTCGTCGTCGTCGACCAACTGCCGCCGCCAATGGCGACGATCCGCGGTACCGTCTTGGAAGCGGGTCGCCCGCAGCCCGGCTTAACCGTCACGCTCTCTGGCGCCGACGGCAAAGCGATCAAGACCAGCGAAACGAGCCCTGAAGGAGACTACGTCTTCGGCCAGCTAAAACCAGGCGCCTACAAGCTGTCGGTCGAAAAAGCGGCTGCCGCCCGCAACGCCAAAGCGGACGCCGTCGGCAAGCCGGATCAAACGACCACCGTCGATCTGAACCTAACCTTGCAATAG
- a CDS encoding MBL fold metallo-hydrolase, producing the protein MFENAPVRKMTSGDLTIEGFSRAAVQSYWRVPEMKLLLDLGLQPWDFMGTPTALVTHTHLDHVAALPVYVSRRRMMKMDPPTIYLPESAIGGVQQMLNSFQRLDRGRMPCELIGVNPGDEIELSRELVVTPVATKHTVTSVGYIVWQRRRKLKPEYAELPGDKIRDIRLSGVEVTDEYRVPKLAYLGDSRPEALDDCPAFYEAETLILEMTFLAPDHRREKIHKMGHTHLDDIVARRDQFKNKTIIAGHFSVRYNDRQIKNYVEEKLPDLLDGRLQLWL; encoded by the coding sequence ATGTTCGAGAACGCACCCGTTCGCAAAATGACTTCCGGCGACCTCACCATCGAGGGATTCTCGAGGGCCGCGGTGCAGTCGTACTGGCGCGTGCCGGAGATGAAACTGCTGCTGGACCTGGGGCTGCAGCCGTGGGACTTCATGGGGACTCCGACAGCGCTGGTGACCCATACCCACCTGGATCACGTCGCGGCCCTGCCGGTTTACGTCTCGCGGCGGCGGATGATGAAGATGGACCCGCCGACGATTTATCTACCCGAGTCGGCGATCGGCGGCGTGCAGCAGATGCTCAACTCGTTCCAGCGACTCGATCGCGGGCGAATGCCGTGCGAACTGATCGGCGTCAATCCAGGCGACGAGATCGAACTGTCGCGGGAACTAGTCGTCACCCCGGTCGCCACTAAGCATACCGTCACGTCGGTTGGCTACATCGTCTGGCAGCGGCGGCGGAAGCTGAAGCCGGAATATGCGGAGCTGCCGGGGGATAAGATCCGCGACATTCGCCTCTCCGGCGTCGAAGTGACCGACGAGTATCGGGTGCCGAAGCTCGCCTACCTGGGGGACAGCCGCCCCGAGGCGCTCGACGACTGCCCGGCGTTTTATGAAGCGGAAACGTTGATCCTGGAGATGACCTTCCTGGCACCCGATCATCGTCGCGAAAAAATCCACAAGATGGGGCATACCCATCTCGACGACATTGTCGCACGTCGTGACCAGTTCAAGAACAAGACGATCATCGCCGGGCACTTCAGCGTTCGCTACAACGATCGCCAGATCAAGAACTACGTCGAAGAGAAGCTTCCCGACCTGCTCGACGGGCGACTCCAGCTGTGGCTATGA
- a CDS encoding TIR domain-containing protein has product MRFFLAGIMQGSHVGSLVHRQDYRSQLKEILLRHFPGADIYDPWADHSGSLDYTEEQGRGVFLRHNAMCGEVDVVVAYIPEASMGTAIEIWEAYRAGKVVLMISPLKHNWAVKFLSDEIYATMEDFLRELELGHVAQRIAEAQQAKQAIAKAE; this is encoded by the coding sequence ATGCGATTTTTTCTCGCCGGGATCATGCAAGGTTCGCACGTTGGTAGCCTGGTGCATCGCCAAGACTATCGATCGCAGCTGAAAGAGATCTTGCTGCGTCACTTTCCAGGCGCTGACATCTACGATCCCTGGGCCGACCACAGCGGGTCGCTCGACTACACCGAAGAGCAAGGTCGCGGCGTCTTTTTGCGGCACAACGCGATGTGCGGCGAAGTCGACGTCGTGGTCGCCTACATCCCTGAGGCTTCGATGGGGACCGCCATCGAAATCTGGGAGGCGTACCGGGCCGGCAAAGTGGTGCTGATGATCAGCCCGCTGAAGCACAATTGGGCGGTTAAATTCCTTAGCGACGAGATCTACGCCACGATGGAAGACTTTCTGCGTGAGCTGGAGCTGGGGCACGTCGCCCAGAGAATCGCCGAGGCCCAGCAGGCGAAACAGGCGATTGCCAAAGCGGAATAA
- a CDS encoding M20/M25/M40 family metallo-hydrolase, translating to MKQLLAIPGGSGREKQVAKFIKAELLAAGAEESWFRLDKANKLGPIDDAEVGNLVVTIPGTIDAPRRLLMAHMDTVPLCVGCTPVKKGEVLESKEKDLGLGADNRAGCAVVLNAACEILRKNLPHPPLTLLFTIEEEIGLHGARNLQTSLLKKPALAFNWDGGSPTKLTVGAIGGYRFFIDAHGIASHAGVAPERGVSAIAIAALAIAKLQKGGWLGKVTKRKKSGSANVGVVTGGAATNVVCDLVKIKAEARSHDLTFLNEMVAQIETAFHDAVKEVKNIDGETGSVEITGRLDYEPFRLADDDPSVEVAQQTIAALGYESELAVANGGLDANWLFRHGIPTVSFGCGQRNPHMSTEQLNIEWFHQACDIGLNIAVAAV from the coding sequence GTGAAACAACTGCTGGCCATCCCCGGCGGCAGCGGGCGTGAGAAACAGGTGGCCAAGTTCATCAAGGCCGAACTGCTGGCCGCTGGCGCCGAGGAAAGCTGGTTCCGCCTCGACAAAGCGAACAAGCTGGGTCCAATCGACGACGCCGAAGTGGGCAACTTGGTGGTCACCATCCCCGGCACGATCGACGCTCCGCGGCGATTGCTGATGGCGCACATGGATACCGTGCCGCTGTGCGTCGGCTGTACGCCGGTCAAAAAGGGAGAAGTGCTGGAGTCGAAGGAGAAAGACCTGGGACTTGGCGCTGACAACCGCGCCGGCTGCGCCGTGGTGCTCAACGCGGCCTGCGAAATCTTGCGCAAAAATCTGCCGCACCCGCCGCTGACGCTGCTGTTTACGATTGAAGAAGAGATCGGTCTGCATGGTGCCCGAAACTTGCAGACGTCGCTACTAAAAAAGCCGGCGCTGGCGTTCAACTGGGATGGCGGATCGCCCACCAAGTTAACGGTCGGCGCGATTGGCGGCTATCGCTTCTTTATCGACGCGCATGGAATCGCCAGTCATGCCGGCGTCGCGCCGGAGCGCGGCGTCAGCGCCATCGCGATCGCGGCGCTGGCGATCGCCAAGTTGCAAAAAGGGGGTTGGCTTGGCAAAGTCACGAAGCGCAAGAAGAGCGGTTCGGCCAATGTCGGCGTCGTAACCGGCGGCGCAGCGACCAACGTCGTCTGCGACCTGGTGAAGATCAAGGCCGAAGCCCGCAGCCATGACCTGACGTTCCTCAACGAAATGGTCGCCCAGATCGAAACCGCGTTTCACGACGCGGTCAAAGAAGTGAAGAACATCGACGGAGAAACGGGCTCGGTCGAGATCACCGGGCGTCTCGACTACGAACCGTTTCGCCTAGCCGACGACGACCCGTCGGTCGAAGTCGCGCAGCAAACGATCGCGGCCCTGGGCTACGAGTCGGAACTGGCGGTCGCCAACGGCGGACTCGACGCCAATTGGCTCTTCCGCCATGGGATTCCGACGGTGTCGTTTGGCTGCGGTCAGCGAAACCCGCACATGTCGACCGAACAACTCAACATCGAGTGGTTCCATCAGGCCTGCGATATCGGCCTGAACATTGCGGTCGCCGCCGTGTAG
- the hemW gene encoding radical SAM family heme chaperone HemW, with product MTRKLISPAAAQTPHSVYVHVPFCLRRCGYCNFTLVAGRDDLIGDYLAAIEREMETVAAPHQVDTIFYGGGTPTHLPTPHLEQLLKLTIDRFPPAEGYEWSVEANPADLSDEKLDLLAQYGVNRISLGVQSFRDAKLELLERDHRAADAIDAAQRVRAKFDRLAIDLIFAAPGETVDMWRDDVRQAIDLGADHLSTYGLTFEKGTTFWNRLLHDDLEEVDEEVQREQYLAGIEMASAAGFEHYEVSNFARPDCRCAHNENYWLGGGYYAFGPGAARYVGGRRETNHRSTTRYIQKMLSGESAVAEAEELTPEELARERLIFGMRRLEGIDPTDFAAATGFEVDQLAAQPMHDLESHGLIERISERIRLTRAGLLVSDSIWPELL from the coding sequence ATGACCCGCAAACTGATTTCTCCGGCCGCCGCACAAACGCCGCACAGCGTTTACGTGCATGTGCCGTTCTGTTTGCGACGCTGCGGCTATTGCAACTTTACGTTGGTCGCCGGACGCGACGATCTCATCGGCGATTATCTCGCCGCGATCGAGCGTGAGATGGAAACCGTCGCCGCTCCGCACCAGGTTGACACGATCTTCTACGGCGGCGGCACACCGACCCATTTACCGACGCCACATCTGGAACAACTGCTGAAGCTGACAATCGATCGCTTTCCGCCGGCCGAAGGCTACGAATGGAGCGTCGAGGCGAACCCGGCTGACCTCAGCGACGAGAAGCTCGACCTGCTCGCGCAGTATGGAGTCAACCGAATCAGTCTCGGCGTGCAGTCGTTTCGGGATGCCAAGTTGGAATTACTCGAGCGCGATCATCGCGCCGCCGATGCGATCGACGCAGCCCAGCGAGTGCGAGCCAAGTTTGACCGCCTGGCGATCGATCTGATCTTCGCCGCGCCGGGCGAAACGGTCGACATGTGGCGCGACGATGTGCGCCAGGCGATCGACTTGGGCGCCGATCACCTGTCGACCTACGGGTTGACCTTCGAGAAAGGAACGACCTTTTGGAATCGTCTGTTGCATGACGATCTGGAAGAAGTCGACGAAGAAGTGCAGCGCGAGCAGTACCTGGCCGGCATCGAAATGGCGAGCGCTGCCGGGTTCGAGCACTACGAGGTGTCGAACTTCGCCCGGCCAGATTGTCGCTGCGCCCATAATGAGAACTACTGGCTCGGCGGCGGCTACTACGCATTCGGTCCTGGCGCCGCGCGGTATGTCGGCGGTCGCCGCGAGACGAATCATCGCAGTACCACCCGCTACATCCAAAAGATGCTCTCAGGCGAGTCGGCGGTCGCTGAAGCGGAAGAGCTGACGCCGGAAGAGTTGGCCCGCGAACGACTGATCTTCGGCATGCGGCGGTTGGAAGGAATCGACCCGACCGACTTCGCGGCGGCGACCGGGTTTGAGGTCGATCAGCTCGCCGCGCAGCCAATGCACGATCTGGAAAGCCACGGCTTGATCGAGCGAATTAGTGAGCGGATTCGTTTGACCCGGGCCGGTTTGCTCGTCAGCGATTCGATCTGGCCCGAGCTCTTGTGA
- a CDS encoding sigma-70 family RNA polymerase sigma factor, with product MSQQPTNKTPPAGPLQPDEFVRLVMENEGRIFAYVVSILPGSPDVEDIVQDVITLMWEKIDDFERGTHFGAWACRIAYFKVLELRRSHGVRRAFFLSDELRESLAADAVEIWDDLAQQSSALEKCLDRLDDADRQMVLKRYGTKGTLKETAALLGKSEVTARKWIRRVLARLEKCIALRLGLEL from the coding sequence ATGAGCCAACAACCAACGAACAAAACGCCGCCGGCTGGACCGCTGCAGCCGGATGAATTCGTTCGTTTGGTCATGGAAAACGAGGGACGGATTTTCGCCTACGTCGTGTCGATTCTGCCCGGCTCGCCCGACGTCGAAGATATCGTGCAGGACGTCATCACGCTGATGTGGGAGAAAATTGATGACTTCGAGCGGGGGACCCATTTCGGCGCGTGGGCTTGCCGGATCGCCTATTTCAAAGTGCTGGAACTTCGCCGCTCGCACGGCGTTCGCCGCGCCTTCTTCCTCAGCGACGAGCTGCGCGAATCGCTCGCCGCCGACGCCGTCGAAATCTGGGACGATCTAGCCCAGCAATCGTCAGCCCTCGAGAAATGCTTGGACCGGTTAGACGACGCCGATCGCCAGATGGTGCTGAAACGATACGGAACCAAGGGGACGCTGAAAGAGACCGCCGCCTTGTTGGGCAAGTCGGAAGTGACCGCGCGGAAGTGGATCCGCCGCGTGCTTGCCCGGCTCGAAAAATGTATCGCCTTGCGATTGGGGTTAGAGCTATGA
- a CDS encoding FecR family protein — MSKPRMLELLTEFDAGLLSDAQTAELEQLLIDNPDLRKSYLRRIAARTQLVMIARRRAQQVDQLPEEACPLPPADNVWPVAYWIAAIAASLLIAATLGSVFWYSEQLPPDDSQLAATTPAAALVTNLADNWWGAAEMRADLGQPLQAGESLWLESGLVELTLASGAVITMDGACLLQIADDNSIVLSHGTVHALVPPKARGFAVKTEQVEIVDLGTRFTVSVDQQQAVEVHVHEGSVELRRNGPLQETPLVDQVEAGASVLFDPETCDVAPLEQFRPFQKISPPDGKHIAYTTRVGTRGNQAYAGKVGHDFLVHETIEVTRLGVFDSNSDGLHGLLYCEIWQRDDRGTPLDTRSDFGVAMAARIPFTPVDPGELIESNRFKSLEAPLTLPPGSYTIVAFGFSEADPMGNDRDQVGVQRNRKTRDDANGAISFVGTSRYGDSTEGPHAFPGKVDKYWADRYSAGTFEYRLLEPFADQDEPR; from the coding sequence ATGAGCAAACCTCGCATGCTGGAACTGCTGACCGAGTTCGACGCCGGGCTGCTGTCTGACGCGCAAACGGCCGAGTTGGAGCAACTGCTGATCGACAATCCCGATTTGCGCAAGTCGTACCTGCGACGAATCGCGGCCCGTACGCAGTTGGTGATGATTGCCCGGCGGCGGGCCCAGCAAGTCGACCAACTGCCGGAAGAAGCCTGTCCGCTTCCGCCGGCCGACAACGTTTGGCCTGTCGCTTATTGGATTGCGGCGATCGCGGCCAGCTTGCTGATCGCGGCGACGCTCGGGAGCGTCTTCTGGTATTCAGAACAGCTGCCACCAGACGACTCGCAACTCGCCGCGACGACGCCGGCGGCCGCTTTGGTAACCAATTTGGCCGACAACTGGTGGGGCGCCGCCGAAATGCGGGCCGATCTGGGTCAACCGCTGCAAGCGGGCGAAAGCCTCTGGCTGGAATCGGGACTTGTCGAGCTAACGCTCGCTTCTGGCGCCGTGATCACCATGGACGGAGCCTGCCTGTTGCAAATCGCCGACGACAACAGCATTGTGCTTTCGCACGGTACGGTTCATGCGCTAGTCCCGCCCAAGGCCCGCGGGTTTGCGGTGAAGACCGAACAGGTTGAGATCGTCGATCTGGGCACAAGGTTCACCGTCTCGGTCGATCAACAGCAAGCGGTCGAAGTGCATGTGCACGAAGGGAGCGTCGAGCTACGGCGCAACGGTCCGCTACAGGAGACGCCGCTAGTCGATCAAGTCGAAGCAGGCGCCTCGGTGTTGTTCGATCCTGAAACGTGCGACGTTGCGCCGCTCGAGCAATTCAGGCCGTTTCAAAAGATCTCCCCGCCCGACGGCAAACATATCGCCTATACCACCCGCGTCGGTACCCGCGGCAATCAGGCGTATGCCGGCAAGGTTGGCCATGACTTTTTAGTGCACGAGACGATCGAAGTCACGCGACTGGGCGTGTTTGATAGCAACTCGGACGGCTTGCATGGTCTTCTCTATTGCGAGATCTGGCAGCGAGATGATCGAGGAACGCCGCTCGATACGCGGAGTGACTTTGGCGTCGCCATGGCGGCCCGGATTCCGTTTACACCGGTCGATCCCGGCGAACTGATCGAGTCGAATCGGTTCAAATCGCTTGAGGCGCCGCTGACGTTGCCGCCGGGCTCCTACACGATTGTCGCCTTTGGTTTTAGCGAAGCCGATCCGATGGGCAACGATCGAGATCAAGTTGGCGTGCAGCGAAACCGCAAGACTCGCGACGACGCCAACGGGGCGATCTCGTTTGTCGGGACGAGTCGCTATGGCGACAGTACCGAAGGCCCGCACGCCTTTCCGGGCAAGGTCGACAAGTACTGGGCCGATCGCTACTCGGCCGGCACGTTTGAGTACCGGCTGCTCGAGCCGTTCGCGGACCAAGACGAACCGCGCTGA
- a CDS encoding DUF6677 family protein, protein MADEPSTAGEDRFAPVQVDLKNPELALLFAWLLPGAGHLYQGRTGKGILFGVCILFTFFVGLSMGGGRVVYARWDMSEKRLPYLCQIGVGLPAAPALYQAYLVKDRKPPLEIFGVPLMAPPANDNELGQLHSEYGYRFEMGTLYTMVAGLLNILVIFDAYAGPVFVVPEKEKKRRLRESKENPPPADQETANEKTATADS, encoded by the coding sequence ATGGCTGACGAACCGTCGACTGCCGGCGAAGACCGCTTCGCTCCGGTCCAGGTCGATCTAAAGAATCCGGAGCTTGCCTTGCTGTTCGCTTGGCTGTTGCCTGGGGCTGGCCACTTGTACCAAGGTCGGACCGGCAAAGGGATTCTGTTCGGGGTCTGCATCTTGTTCACCTTCTTCGTCGGCCTGTCGATGGGCGGGGGACGGGTCGTTTACGCCCGCTGGGACATGAGCGAAAAGCGGTTGCCCTACCTCTGTCAGATCGGGGTCGGTTTGCCAGCGGCGCCGGCACTGTACCAGGCCTATCTAGTCAAAGACCGGAAGCCGCCGCTAGAGATCTTCGGCGTGCCGCTGATGGCCCCGCCAGCCAATGATAACGAACTGGGCCAGCTCCATAGCGAATATGGCTACCGGTTTGAGATGGGAACTCTGTACACCATGGTGGCCGGGTTGCTGAACATCCTGGTGATCTTCGACGCCTATGCCGGACCGGTGTTTGTGGTGCCCGAGAAAGAAAAGAAGCGGCGCTTGCGCGAGAGCAAGGAGAATCCGCCCCCTGCGGATCAAGAGACGGCCAATGAGAAAACCGCTACGGCAGACAGCTAA